A genome region from Salvelinus fontinalis isolate EN_2023a unplaced genomic scaffold, ASM2944872v1 scaffold_0971, whole genome shotgun sequence includes the following:
- the LOC129847958 gene encoding fibrillin-1-like: NRQGLCFTEVLTTLCQMQSSSRNSVTKSECCCDGGRGWGSNCELCPLPGTTHYKKMCPLGPGYTTDGKDIDECRVMGNLCVNGQCVNSLGSYSCVCKTGYTTDITGTLCVDMDECVQAPTPCNFICKNTEGSYLCSCPRGYILQEDGKSCRDLDECQSKQHNCQFLCVNTIGGFTCKCPPGFTQHHTACIDNNECGSDPALCGSNGVCQNSPGSFNCECTRGFSMDPNGQSCEDMDECDGSHRCQHGCQNLVGGYRCSCPQGYLQHYQWNQCVDENECQNTQICGGASCHNTLGSFRCLCPTGFNYGDQGGCRDINECSSSSNPCNYGCSNTDGGYLCGCPPGYYRAGQGHCVSGVGFGSGVSLGQGGGGGGGGGGGGGGGGGGGGGGAAEVGDNDLSPEACYECKINGYPKKGRKRRDTNSTLEQPLDNAQHQETVSLESVDIEDTLLFNLNMSGLSSRDHILEFTPALSTLNNHVRYSIDYGNELGYFKISQREGLSYLHLSKRKSLPPGAYFLQISSMAVYRKKELAALEDSNDKDYLTGQLGDTLTMRVQIVLH; this comes from the exons ATAACCGCCAGGGACTGTGTTTCACGGAGGTGTTGACTACATTGTGCCAGATGCAGTCGAGTAGCAGGAACAGTGTGACTAAGTCTGAGTGTTGCTGTGACGGAGGACGAGGCTGGGGCTCTAACTGTGAGCTGTGTCCTCTACCTGGGACCACACACTACAAGAAGATGTGTCCACTGGGGCCCGGATACACAACAGACGGCAAAG acatTGATGAGTGTCGTGTGATGGGGAACCTGTGTGTGAACGGACAGTGTGTCAACAGCCTGGGCTCCTACAGCTGTGTGTGTAAAACTGGATACACCACAGATATCACTGGCACCCTGTGTGTGG atatggatgagtgtgtgCAGGCTCCTACGCCGTGTAACTTCATCTGTAAGAACACAGAGGGAAGCTACCTCTGTTCCTGTCCCAGAGGATACATCCTGCAGGAGGACGGCAAAAGTTGCCGAG atCTGGATGAGTGTCAGAGCAAACAGCACAACTGTCAGTTCCTGTGTGTGAACACCATCGGAGGATTCACCTGCAAATGTCCTCCAGGCTTCACCCAGCACCATACTGCCTGcatag ataataaTGAATGTGGGTCGGACCCTGCTCTGTGTGGCTCTAATGGTGTGTGTCAGAACAGCCCAGGCAGCTTCAACTGCGAGTGTACTAGAGGATTCTCAATGGACCCCAATGGACAGAGCTGTGAAG ATATGGATGAGTGTGATGGTAGCCACCGCTGTCAACACGGCTGTCAGAACCTGGTGGGAGGGTACCGGTGTAGCTGTCCTCAGGGATACCTACAACACTATCAATGGAACCAGTGTGTCG ATGAGAACGAGTGCCAGAACACTCAGATCTGTGGGGGAGCGTCGTGCCATAACACCCTGGGGAGCTTCCGTTGCCTCTGTCCCACTGGGTTCAACTACGGAGACCAGGGGGGGTGTAGGGACATCAACGagtgctcctcctcctctaatcCATGTAACTACGGCTGTTCCAACACAGACGGAGGGTATCTCTGTGGCTGTCCACCTGGATACTACCGCGCTGGACaggg GCACTGTGTGTCAGGCgtgggctttggtagtggtgtgAGTCTGggccagggaggaggaggaggaggaggaggaggaggaggaggaggaggaggaggaggaggaggaggaggaggggcagcAGAGGTGGGTGACAATGATCTGTCTCCTGAGGCCTGCTACGAGTGTAAGATCAACGGTTACCCCAAGAAGGGGCGCAAACGCCGCGACACCAACTCAACGCTGGAGCAACCGCTGGACAATGCACag CATCAGGAGACAGTGAGCCTGGAAAGTGTGGACATCGAGGACACCCTGCTGTTCAACCTGAACATGTCCGGCCTGTCCAGCCGAGACCACATCCTGGAGTTCACCCCGGCCCTGTCCACGCTCAACAACCACGTGCGCTACTCCATCGACTACGGCAACGAGCTGGGCTACTTCAAgatcagccagagggaggggctTAGCTACCTGCACCTGTCCAAGAGGAAGTCCCTCCCCCCTGGAGCCTACTTTCTGCAGATCAGTAGCATGGCCGTGTACAGGAAGAAGGAGCTGGCAGCGCTGGAGGACAGCAACGATAAAGACTACCTCACAGGCCAGCTGGGAGACACACTCACCATGAGGGTGCAGATAGTCTTGCATTAA
- the LOC129847956 gene encoding deoxyuridine 5'-triphosphate nucleotidohydrolase-like yields the protein MDHFVAKQRLYWRCCSSIIAAQSSVLSHRTFYLHSPTLARRKGCEKAEVIDGAEVSPLKRTKPHAVAENVISVLKFSKLSEHATAPTRGSAKAAGYDLFSAYDYSIGPMDKAIVKTDIQIAVPSGCYGRVAPRSGLAAKHFIDVGAGVVDEDYRGNVGVVLFNFSKETFEVKKGDRVAQLVCERICYPDLQELKTLDETERGAGGFGSTGSN from the exons ATGGACCACTTCGTTGCAAAGCAGAGGCTCTACTGGCGGTGTTGTTCTTCGATTATCGCTGCCCAGTCTTCAGTACTCTCACACAGAACATTTTATCTGCATTCTCCCACTCTGGCCAGGAGAAAAGGATGCGAGAAAGCAg AAGTGATAGACGGCGCAGAAGTTTCTCCACTGAAGAGGACAAAGCCACACGCGGTGGCAGAGAATGTGATATCGGTGCTGAAGTTCTCCAAGTTGTCCGAACATGCCACTGCTCCTACCCGGGGCTCTGCTAAAGCTGCAGGCTACGACCTGTTCAG TGCGTATGACTACAGTATTGGTCCTATGGACAAGGCTATCGTGAAGACTGACATCCAGATAGCTGTTCCTTCAGGCTGCTATGGTAGAGTGG CACCACGGTCTGGGCTGGCTGCAAAACACTTCATCGATGTTGGGG CTGGAGTAGTGGATGAGGACTATAGAGGTAATGTGGGGGTGGTGCTGTTCAACTTCAGCAAGGAAACCTTTGAAG TGAAAAAAGGGGACCGTGTGGCTCAGCTGGTGTGCGAGAGGATCTGCTACCCAGACCTACAGGAGCTAAAG ACTCTGGATGAGACTGAGCGTGGGGCTGGAGGATTTGGCTCCACAGGCAGCAACTGA